atttttatgtatgtttttatataatatttattgaatgataataattaaaagaaaatatttccaaatattacataattatgatttttacctaataaattatacaagaaaaattaatattaattcgaaATTACaactacttttataataataaaactaaataaatatattatcaaatgaaGTGttcatttatgaaaataaatagtgtGAGGTAGTTATCTAAAATAGGAATGTTAAATGGAGtttctatacaaaaataatgaggATGTACAaagaaattaaacataataatagaatattacaaaatgCTGCAATcgcatttataagtttaatatcaatggttataacttaaaaaaaagtaatattggtataatactaaaatttagtttcagatcattattaattaatttatgataagcagcagaaataaatttaatttcttaaattaaataactttacagtatcaacataatatataaatgtattgttaataattagtatctaATACTAATAACACTTGTACCAgcgttattcaaataatattttatacattgaagtctatgtattgttttcaagtaaaaataatagtatcatAAAGTATTGTGGAAATGTTGTGCACAGATATTTACCTAACTAAttccaaacaatattttgctgTAGAGTTTTTTCGTACACAACTTTTTGTTTGTACAAAGCGGTTAAACAATccttttatatagttttttactatcattctgttattaaatgtaaaaagtaaCCATTGATTCTGTGTTATGAATCAAtacttagaaaaattaaagtatattgtaGATTTCAAtgcaattaatacataataagaaaaaatgaaaatgataaaaatcaaataaagtcGTATcagtttaatatttcttatcatcagataaaataaatgatatcagCACGTGCCCATCAACAAACCCGCAGTGTAGGCATCCCGAAtgcctatattaaaatacatatttcgtaaactaaaaatttaataaaaataaagattttcttttgtataaaatatgttttgcattaaaatagcgtttgaataataaatttttcattatgaaatttttttcgaatttttatgTACGAAATTTGAACAATGATCCATATGTTTAGTGggagaaaaattgtattgaggGAATTTTCCGGTTAATCTTTTGTCGTTGGTCAATCATCTTCCCATTGTGCATTCGACGGACGACGAGGGGTACTCTGACTTgtgaacaaaaatttttttcctcGTACCCGAGTTATTCGAGTTTAtcgattatttatagtttctaGTTTCCCGTGTTTTTAGTGAACGATCGATCacattagtaaatagtaatctTATCATGTTGTGTTAGTTATTCAATCGCATTTGTGATGTTGCCCGAAAATGGTTTGTATAGACGAAGTAGTTGCTTACTTCAAAACACTTAAAAGCTACGAACGGCTTTGGATGATGTGTAGACTCCAAAGCCACTGTCTTCCAATTGAATTGAGGTACCTCGGCACTTGTTTAGATAACTTGTCTAAAAGAGATATTcacatattgaaaaaattggaACTTGAAGCCAACGATCCAGCCAGCGTTAGTGAAGTAGCTTGCAAGTGTATTTGCGATAAAACTGTTAGGGCAGCGGTTATCAAGTATTTATCTGTATTAAACACTAATAGTACAAAGTGTTCTGAACTAATTTATAAAGCGCTAACAGACGACAAAGGTCTAGAACGTATATTTAAGTGTCCAAAAGCGTTCTTTAACGATAAAAACGCATTTGAGGAGCTTATGGTATTGTACACATTAGCTGTAAATCATCCAGCATTcatatttgaacaaaaaacTCAATTAGATAGCATATTCAACTGTATTAAGAAAGAAAAAGAGAGACAACTATCCAAAAAGAAAGGCGGTGATCTAGACAAAGAATCTTCTGATATTTTGGAGGTATGTATACtgcttatattaatatctctaaattaattttcaataatatacatataatatgtataatattaaacaaatagaaaaacaataactaacatattttattaaattttgaatagtaaTTGTTAAGCGGTTAACATCTACTGTAGTATCTAATTGTTAGATTATTACTAAGATTAGTAGGCAATACAACTTTATACATTCAAATTGATGGCtgtaatatacatgtaaatattttcagtatagcctatattgaaaaaaaaatgtgtatttacttGACAtgaaagtcaaaatattataatggtactgtgttttctttttcttttaatattatcacttaaaataatataatgaagataacatcagttttattttttatttttagcattaataacttttttgtttcattattttataagcttaagatacttattaatttgtacattttatctaaTAGCATGATAGAatgaaatagaatattaagaaaattaattttaattcatagttattcataaaactagcaataaaaaaagaaattttatttttaaattaataatattctgcattttaaatattataaaaatgtgctacccatcaataatttttgactCCTTCCTCAtctgaaaattgtattgtattttctagtttaataccaattaaatcattttagaaatttaaaacattattaatacttgattgaaaaaaaaaatacaattctacTTATAAAGGGaatctattacctatatattttttatgtttaagcatgtatttaaaatattaaatatttaattattattttaaatttaataaaaatggcaaaaacttacttaaaattaaaaataataaacataaaagtatacaactgactatttaaatattaaattatttaaggaaatgatgaaataaaaaaaccttaaaataattaatgttctacaaacattaaatttacataaatgtaacataattataacataatgaaaatatacaattttattactcttttgtaaacaattttatgtttttcaaattattaaaatatatttgaaacaaaattatattaataattttaacttcaataaaatttgtacaaattatttatatattttttttctcctaGCATATCATCAAataggtttttatttgaaaacgatATCAATCCTAATgttgatgatttaatttatttaattaaatatacaaatattttactcaaaaataataataaaaaatcatgtaGTTATGTTAGacaataaattctatttaatttaaaactattatggatttttaataaGTCACAAGATCATGagtataatcaaaatttttatgtattgaatagtgatttttattaggtgtattgaatacaattctaggtaaaatataaattatatatctaaaatgatttatattaattttaattatctttacttttttgtttttgaatgttACAACTTTAACTAACTTTAAAAGTTATCTAAACATAAAACTTTACCagttatcatacatttttaaaaaaatcagcttaaaaatgttgttagtaaaaacttttttattttcttgtcTTAAGtgtttgaatacaaatatgaacttaattaaaaataaaaaattaaagataatcCCGGAGAAAATCCTATTATTAgagtactatatttattacatacttataaaaatatcaatattttttaattgtgtcaAATGCTATGTTGAATTTAGCTGTTTGTTTTACGATTTGAGTTATAATTGTTTCTActcctatattatgtacatgattaatttataaatagcaaTCAAATGACCTTGTCTTGTTAGCagcaaaatttaattatctctAACACCCAAGATTAGCTAATagttaaaacaatatgtttatCTTGATTGCCAAAGATCACAATTactataagatatatatatatacctattttaatctCAAATAGAtagctaaacatttttttctgtattaaaaactttaaatttaaattataaacattaatttttttaatatcttattcAAGTACAAAATCTGAACATGTaccaattttaaactaaaaaaattgtatgtttcaatatatttagtaaaaaaaaaaaacaattcctTAATCACACATTGCTTATTTAAATTGGTTTTGAATAGTTAAAATCggggttaaaataattaaatgtctcttatttaagattaattttagttgttgAAACACTCcgtatcacattttttttaacttatgcatttgtatttttttactaaataaatctttaaaagaattaaaacacataaagACAAAACAATtgacaaatgtttattttgataattctaatttattaatttgtatctcTTCAAACAACACTTAtcacttttttttacttataatctaaaaaaggtattcaaatatatagttgtttaatttttattagatttacttactaataatatttagtttataagttCGATTTTGTTGTGTAAAATAgtattagacatttttttcatttaaattgcaCAAATGTAACTTAATAGttgatattagtttttaaattgttaaaagctaatagatttattattgttttaattcaataggtaggtacaatttaatgtaatagctattgtaaattaaataatctgttaaataataaataaataaataaatagataaatcatttattatgttgtttattaatatgaatgctttactattttttacaatatttaagtaggtacttttattcttagtatttataattttaatgtgtataattttttgtttataaaattataactaaacataaattgtaacttaaaaagtatttaatgtaatagcttggatatatagtatacagttcgaaaatcaaaagtttaaatattaaaaataaattactgaatcataattaattatagttaatattaattaatattttatttatctcatatttatataagtatagtaaaaaaaaaaaattatcttggttgtaaataatatattttagtattgtgAAGAgacaatagttataaaattataagtaaattttcacgaattttaaaaatgtataaatttaacaataatacctCACTTCAAACTTCAgacccaaaatatttttttcagatttaaattaagattttattcaattttaaaatgtgataaaGAATGTAGTATTAGGATTTAacactttataattatacatatataattgggatcttttaaattgtctcttacttaaatacctattaatccatcaatactttattatatatagataatagatatcaGTGCTTATTTCAGACCTTCTATCATGTGGGTTATAGTTAATGTTCAGGGGGGTATGCCATaggagtaaataataaaaaaaagtaaaaatattgtttaaatttttctctGGGGGGGATGTATTACTACCTCCTCCCCGGTTACCCTTTGAAATAAACATTGAATAGATAATAGAAATACATGGGatggcaattattatttaaattaaacaatacataatttatttattattatactactgtAGATTGTCTATAGATGTAATaactatgatttaattttcttaaaatttattttttatttatattattaagttaaataaaaaataaaattaatgtttttgattattatcttttttctttgtattatttacaattttgataataaatattattaaaaacaagcaCCAGGATAAGctgatattgttttttttttgttttagaatatCAACACCATGATTCCACCACCCAACTATATGTATCAGCAAACTCAAGGAGGATCGAATTATCCTCTGAATAGAAATGGATATTTATATCCACgtcattgtaaataaaaatatgcaatattttaaattaaaaaaaaatatagaagttgaacataatatttacatttcagATTATCCGTTTCCTCCTGTGAATGTTCCACCAATGCAAGTTTGTTATGACTATCCACCACCAACAGCAGTTTCAGGAATTAGAGGACCACATCAagctaatttttcaaaatctccAAGCCCAGTTTCATGGCCTCCACGTACATTCCAAATAAATCCACGTAATCAACCACCAAACATAAACTCAAAGCAAAGACATCCTACTCCACCGAGATATCGTAATCCTTCAGATCCTAGTTATCCATTTTCACAAACTTGGAATAATTGGAACATGTACCAAATGTCaccacataatatgtatgccaattataattatacaccaGGCAtggtaagttatattataaattaaataaatttataaaaactaaccattgttttacaattaaaacattggaaataaataaatttctctGTACCTACatacttataaaactaaatattataagatttaacTTGAGAACTTACTTAAATCTAGGTCCAAATGTTATGTGAAAcctacctttttttatttatcacttgatttatcataatatattatatattatacctatttaaaatggtTGTATTCccatcatacatttattttactatttagtgatagataaatattaataataacatgcttgtgtaaaaaaaatgttttttatttattttaatgttttaaaattacttttaattattaactagcCTTGTTTGATTAACTCTTAACTATGAAATGAAGACATTATAcatgcattattttattgattgttttttttatcgcaaaacccaaattttttgaatatattaaagagttactgataataaaaagataccatagatacctattatagttattttaattatatttaatttaattgtattcaatttgatATAGTTAGATAGATAGATGTTTTagcttatataaattgttgtcCCAGCGATCTTCATTTtatcacaattttaaatattagttaaataacatGTAATGGgttgtacatgtatataatttaacacatgGTTTTCAAACCTTTACCAAAAATACCAGcctacaaaaaaatcatttctttttgttttttcactCGGTGAGagactaatattattactataacttaGAAGTTGATGACCTTAAAAGCATtgaaaaatgacttaaaaaattacaaatatttgttttaaattaataaaaaaatatattttttttagttgtactttattttactataaaattctataaacatttatcaaaacttataaattactctaaataagacaaaaaatgtgcttaaaaaataaataaaaaaattacaaaaatagtaGACGTTGACGAGCATTAACCAACGTTTTAATTTTCGGCATTTCGTAAGtattacgaaaaaataataaaatgtaggtacaatattattcactataacacgacaaaaaaaaaaaaaaataataaaataagaagtgAACTATTgtgaaatcagtaaaaatgaataaaatgacataaaaagtaataaacaccaaaaaatgcaacaaaaaaaatgtaaaataaaaattagttgttcAGATTCACGTGGTAAAGAAACACATTTGTGACCATGAGAGCATTGTCTAAaaagttccaaaaaaaaatacaaaatcaacTTCTGAgccttaattattacattcattGCTGCtttaagttttgtttttttattatattttactcaatttttggttttaaaataagataaacaattttgtatggattgtatcattattattattatcatattattcaaaacagcTTCTAAGTAGAGGTGCacagattattttttagcatttattaaccaataaaatattaatattatttttagttatttatcattttcttGGActgtcatttattatatattaaaattgtatcaattatatattatagtaatcaaAATTGAGTAttcatacttaattatttttagagttatttatacattaaaaataataatcaatgtttttttaaatttctaaatacataaaattatattatttaaaatatgtagcaaaagtaaataagttagttattaatttttttttttaattaggtcCCTTCTTTTTATCCTGAAAATCCCATGAGTCGTAACTATCAAGGACACGGGACAAAAACTAAACATTCAACTGTCAATCGACATCAAGATCAATGTAAAAGCCAAATGCCGCCGCCAGCGCCtgtggtataatatttaaataaatgttaaaaataattaatatttatgaaattatttttatttacagtcTACTTCTCCAAATAAGGTTGATACTGTTGTGAAGAGTAAGCCTCTTTTAACAAATGCCACATTAAACTCTACAATTGAAAACGAACCTATTCTTGAAACACATAATCAGATGCCATCGTCATCAAAATCTTCAGAAGATTGTAGTCAAAGTAGCtcttataaatctattaattcATCTATTTCGGATAAAATGTCGGGAGCTTCTCCTCAGCATGCAGTTCAGGGTAACTCTAATAATGCAAGTCCAAAGTTGCTTCAATCTGAAAACCAATGTCAAAATGGTAGTGCAAAAGTGTGTAACTTAAAACTTACTCTTGAAAACAAGATAAAAACAGACAATGGTGGACAAACCATTTCTACAATTCAGCCAACACTACCAAAAACAAACTCACCACCTATAAATTCACAACAAACACTCTGTACTTCAGATACAAATCAGCAAACAATTGCTACATTAGGGCTTCCTAGAAGTGaatccataaaaaatattgatctcTCTACTCTTTCATCTGTGTTGGATgatggtaaaaataaagagGAAAAGTCTATTGCTGAGCCAAATGAACTAATTGAAGAAAAGTCCAAATCTAATTCTGAACACAGACCACAAAAtacaagtaatttatattatatttaaattaatgataaaattattttaaatatttttaatttttatagaaattccATTGCAACTTGAAACTAACACAACAAAAGTATATGAAGTTAAAGAACCAATAGCTGGTGCTAGTGCAAAACCAATGACTACTTCAATAACCACTAGTTCATATAATGCGCAAaccagtaaatattataagggtCGTCCAATACAATCTCAACCAAGGACTTCACGCGatggaaatataaataatagttataataggtaaaattcaattttaataaacattattatttcattatatgaaaaataaatatttaactagttAATtgagatataattatttggaaattaaaaaaataaaataatataaaaagtaaaagttatcattttttttattttgacagttttttttgtctacaaaactttatactttactttaatatttttttattatttgaacagttttatttttatatcttttttagAATTCTTGTCTTGACATTCATTTAATAAACTGTATttcttacttaaaattaatcattatcaataaacccatttataaacgtttatttttactatctactttttttttttttattttacttaaatattctctatactttttataaatatgtgggTAAATAGTTAAAAGTATAGTTTTTTGTCGTTTCAGAAAATCTATGGCAGGAGGACTTCCAGTATCATCCTTCAATGAACCGGGTAGggaaaatatgcataaaactCATCTTAAAGTACCTAATAATggtcaacaatattatactatggcGTATGATAATGGAGCAAGTGCTCGAGGTTATAATACTCAAGCATATTATGTTCATCAACCTCAAACTTCTCAACCAATGTCAGGTTTTTCTCCTATGCCACGACAATATATACCGCAACAACATGTTGTTCAATCACCTGAGTATCAGCAAGTTTACCAACAACCTActgaatttgtttattatccaTCTTCttcacaaacattttatactacTACACCCGTCTTAATGCAACCTCAAGTGTTAGCATATCATCCACCAAAAGTATCATGCTATAATTGTGGAGGACAGAATCACACAGGAGCTGAATGTACTGAATTGACAATGGAAGAAATAACAAGTAAAGGtagattaaatgaaaaatcagattaattttataatcatgcaaaaaattacattttaactgCATTCATATATgtctttaaaacattttaaaagtagtacaattttttatatttttaagtaacctTTAACTTTTCTCAGGTAAATCAGTTATAACAATAGCATATTTGTTTAACaaatagttttgtaaaaataaaataatttacacaattttcaaatattaactaaatattagtaatactataaaagtttttgaaattattttcttacataatttggtcaataaaaaatattttttaactattttttatgatcatcattttttaaggttttgcttttttttaatgacaacatacatttttaatagaatattcttaagcagaatatttttgggTACTTCAGTGCatatacaaattgaaatttgaatgagtagtttttgaattataggcatttaaagtttatatgcACAGGCGCAACTAAGGTAAAAATTCTGGGGAGGGGGGGCTATAGCTCTAAACAAATTTCTTTGCTTCCATTagaaatgttatattacattactcatttagttataatcaaaaaataaatacaaataattgttataataattcttatattaGTATTCTACATTCgtcggttttttattttattatatttttccagtatttcattattatttatattattggacATATGCCTCTCAATATTGAAAATGGCtaaatttgaaaatcgatCTTGCTCCATTGATGTTCTCAACCAATTTTTAATGCATCTCATACATGAGAAAGATCGCTCGCATGTTGCCAAACTTATCGGTATGGTTAGAGCTACTTGAAACAGCTTGTTTATGTTtggaaatttattgtttttcacaATTTCTTTGATGCTGTCTAattcaaaatcattatttaaatttaatgcacAATTTTTAGCAACGAGCATCTCCGCctttaaatcattttgattgacatttaaaattgactaaaaaccacaaaatgttcaattaatatgaatttgtatgttttaaaaaaatatttttaagttttcaaaatttacttgatattgattaataaaatattcactgtTTTTTTGAATCCATTTTGAGAAAACTATCTAACGAAGTGGCTAATAATAAGCTTTCGGTTGAAAATCTgcttttaagataattaattaatatgttgatAATTCTGTAGTAAGCCACTCTTCTTCTGTTTCAATGTTACACTCTCCTTCATTTTCTTTTCCAATTTTCTCTAACACCACAAAGTGCTCATACCTATTTGACAGTTTTCTTGTACGTTTAGAacctaatacatataattaattaaaataaaataagtaactaataattttttatattataaatagaacttaaattattttcctgaTGATACGAGTTACTAATTTTATACCAACCTTTTGAAAGAACATTTAgtgatatatcattattgttggaaaatacttcaatttgttgccataatattgaaaaatattcacaagatctatttttttcaaaggtTGTGATAACTCCATTTATCAAATTAGCGGCATTACCCAATGTTTCTGTCTTTTTCTGTAGTTGATTActcagaatatttattatacttaaaacatCATTCAGTATAAACATATGAATTACAAATGATGCTTTTTCTATTGAgcttaatatacctataattgtttcaaaagtaattaatactaaatacataaacatattaaattacactactatacactataacttatcatatatttatttattattatattcataggtatttaaatagtttaaaaaatgttcatagcTATAGCTTGAGTAACATCTTTATCTGATGTCTCgttaatttcaaattgtaatGCGTTAA
This genomic stretch from Rhopalosiphum maidis isolate BTI-1 chromosome 3, ASM367621v3, whole genome shotgun sequence harbors:
- the LOC113557428 gene encoding ataxin-2; translated protein: MVCIDEVVAYFKTLKSYERLWMMCRLQSHCLPIELRYLGTCLDNLSKRDIHILKKLELEANDPASVSEVACKCICDKTVRAAVIKYLSVLNTNSTKCSELIYKALTDDKGLERIFKCPKAFFNDKNAFEELMVLYTLAVNHPAFIFEQKTQLDSIFNCIKKEKERQLSKKKGGDLDKESSDILENINTMIPPPNYMYQQTQGGSNYPLNRNGYLYPRHYYPFPPVNVPPMQVCYDYPPPTAVSGIRGPHQANFSKSPSPVSWPPRTFQINPRNQPPNINSKQRHPTPPRYRNPSDPSYPFSQTWNNWNMYQMSPHNMYANYNYTPGMVPSFYPENPMSRNYQGHGTKTKHSTVNRHQDQCKSQMPPPAPVSTSPNKVDTVVKSKPLLTNATLNSTIENEPILETHNQMPSSSKSSEDCSQSSSYKSINSSISDKMSGASPQHAVQGNSNNASPKLLQSENQCQNGSAKVCNLKLTLENKIKTDNGGQTISTIQPTLPKTNSPPINSQQTLCTSDTNQQTIATLGLPRSESIKNIDLSTLSSVLDDGKNKEEKSIAEPNELIEEKSKSNSEHRPQNTKIPLQLETNTTKVYEVKEPIAGASAKPMTTSITTSSYNAQTSKYYKGRPIQSQPRTSRDGNINNSYNRKSMAGGLPVSSFNEPGRENMHKTHLKVPNNGQQYYTMAYDNGASARGYNTQAYYVHQPQTSQPMSGFSPMPRQYIPQQHVVQSPEYQQVYQQPTEFVYYPSSSQTFYTTTPVLMQPQVLAYHPPKVSCYNCGGQNHTGAECTELTMEEITSKGLYEHHYGPSMPDGRPRN